A region from the Halomarina litorea genome encodes:
- a CDS encoding HpcH/HpaI aldolase family protein produces MNGTSTNGLRERLDGGDVALGVLDNAYSPTLVEFYGELGLDFVWLDFEHGGPSPWHGPAVEDLLRAAERTGTEILARLPTTEPTLVRKALDLGVRNLFLPRVEGAEEVREAVQSARFRYDGGAGERGLAAPRARRWGLADDYVAGEDRETVVGVTIETREAVADIDAILDVSELGFVFVGPFDLSVSYGHPGELDHSEVEEAVETVRAAAVEADVPLGGLGFGMDDVNRKVADGYRLLNLGSTTGALQGVVNGWFDDFDGDR; encoded by the coding sequence ATGAACGGGACCAGTACCAACGGCCTGCGGGAGCGACTCGACGGGGGGGACGTCGCCCTCGGCGTCCTCGACAACGCGTACAGTCCGACGCTCGTGGAGTTCTACGGCGAACTCGGGCTGGACTTCGTCTGGCTGGACTTCGAACACGGCGGCCCGAGTCCCTGGCACGGCCCCGCGGTGGAGGACCTCCTCCGGGCCGCGGAGCGAACGGGCACCGAGATTCTGGCGCGCCTGCCGACGACGGAGCCGACGCTCGTCCGCAAGGCCCTCGACCTGGGGGTCAGGAACCTCTTCCTCCCGCGCGTCGAGGGGGCCGAGGAGGTCCGCGAGGCGGTCCAGTCCGCGCGGTTCCGCTACGACGGTGGGGCGGGCGAGCGCGGCCTCGCGGCCCCCCGCGCCCGGCGCTGGGGTCTCGCGGACGACTACGTGGCGGGCGAGGATCGCGAGACGGTCGTCGGCGTGACCATCGAAACCCGCGAGGCGGTCGCCGACATCGACGCCATCCTCGACGTGTCGGAACTCGGCTTCGTCTTCGTCGGCCCGTTCGACCTCTCGGTCTCGTACGGCCACCCCGGCGAACTCGACCACTCGGAGGTCGAGGAGGCCGTCGAGACGGTTCGCGCCGCCGCCGTCGAGGCGGACGTCCCCCTCGGCGGTCTCGGGTTCGGCATGGACGACGTGAACCGGAAGGTGGCGGACGGCTACCGGCTGTTGAACCTCGGGAGCACGACGGGGGCGCTCCAGGGCGTCGTGAACGGCTGGTTCGACGACTTCGACGGCGACCGGTAG
- a CDS encoding alpha/beta fold hydrolase, with protein sequence MKQHTVAGGSGIDIHVDETGSPGGRPILFVHGYSQSRHAWANQMNSDLAEEFRLLAMDNRGHGLSDKPRDAYGDSSLWAEDVRAVIETLDLDDPVLVGWSYGGLVISDYLGEYGDDDLGGINLVGAISKLGTDEATAVIGEAFLELVPGFESTDTAESVEAVRSLVERCVAGGIDEEDLYFALGYNVVVPPYVREGLHSREVVHDEDLAAVDVPVLVTHGEEDVVVLPDAAEDHARRIPTAETSYYGGVGHSPFWEAPDRFNEELREFVAGL encoded by the coding sequence ATGAAACAACATACTGTGGCAGGTGGTAGTGGCATCGACATCCACGTGGACGAGACCGGGTCCCCCGGCGGACGGCCGATACTGTTCGTCCACGGCTACTCGCAGTCCCGACACGCGTGGGCGAACCAGATGAACTCCGACCTCGCCGAGGAGTTCCGTCTCCTCGCGATGGACAACCGTGGGCACGGGCTGTCGGACAAACCCCGCGACGCCTACGGCGACTCCTCGCTGTGGGCCGAGGACGTCCGGGCGGTCATCGAGACGCTGGACCTCGACGACCCCGTTCTCGTCGGGTGGTCCTACGGGGGACTGGTCATCTCGGACTACCTCGGCGAGTACGGTGACGACGACCTCGGGGGAATCAACCTCGTCGGTGCCATCTCGAAACTCGGCACCGACGAGGCGACCGCGGTCATCGGCGAGGCGTTCCTCGAACTCGTCCCGGGCTTCGAGTCTACGGACACCGCCGAGAGCGTCGAAGCGGTACGGAGCCTCGTCGAACGCTGCGTGGCCGGAGGCATCGACGAGGAGGACCTCTACTTCGCCCTCGGATACAACGTGGTCGTCCCCCCGTACGTCAGGGAGGGTCTCCACAGCCGAGAGGTAGTCCACGACGAGGACCTCGCCGCCGTCGACGTGCCTGTCCTCGTCACACACGGCGAGGAGGACGTCGTCGTCCTCCCGGACGCGGCAGAGGACCACGCCCGACGGATCCCCACCGCGGAGACGTCCTACTACGGCGGAGTCGGACACAGTCCGTTCTGGGAGGCCCCCGACAGGTTCAACGAGGAACTCCGCGAGTTCGTCGCGGGACTGTAG
- a CDS encoding Rieske (2Fe-2S) protein, producing the protein MREGIRVSVTTDDEDETVTVHDTEGTVRAGDATFRFAVDDIGTSTGDDTGAGDDGPNEDARGPGDPSDDPRYVAPLDDLPEDGTKLYEARAGRRGTEFIVRREGDSALAWRNSCPHEPDVRLDEGFGARVTDDHIVCHKHGARFVRGEGFCTRGPCRGQSLDAILVEVRDGQVFLSDDRFDSCRKIGF; encoded by the coding sequence ATGCGCGAGGGCATCCGCGTCTCGGTCACGACCGACGACGAGGACGAGACGGTCACGGTCCACGACACCGAGGGCACGGTCCGCGCCGGAGACGCCACCTTCCGGTTCGCGGTCGACGACATCGGGACGTCCACAGGGGACGACACGGGAGCGGGCGACGACGGCCCGAACGAGGACGCGAGAGGTCCCGGGGACCCGAGCGACGACCCCCGGTACGTCGCCCCTCTCGACGACCTCCCCGAGGACGGGACGAAGCTCTACGAGGCCCGCGCGGGCAGGCGCGGGACGGAGTTCATCGTCCGCCGCGAGGGTGACTCGGCGCTGGCGTGGCGCAACTCCTGCCCGCACGAACCGGACGTGCGCCTCGACGAGGGCTTCGGCGCGCGGGTGACCGACGACCACATCGTCTGTCACAAACACGGTGCGCGCTTCGTCCGCGGCGAGGGCTTCTGTACCCGCGGTCCCTGTCGCGGCCAGTCGCTCGACGCCATCCTCGTCGAGGTGCGCGACGGACAAGTTTTCCTCTCCGACGACCGCTTCGACTCCTGCCGGAAGATTGGGTTCTGA
- a CDS encoding ArsR/SmtB family transcription factor has protein sequence MSLLPLRGESVAEPDEPWVVGLDDENADETFQALSSSTTRRVLAFLYEQPSTPAEIRDEIGTSLQNVHYHLGKLEDADLIEGAGTGYSEKGTEMTVYAPTSEAVVLFAGRESQRSALRSLLARVFGVVLALGLATVALRTYLQGSLGGLTGADGDAGSADTAPTESGDGGGGIGAQDVDGGGAAQATAEATRTASEGAVDAAMALDPALAFFLGGLFVLCVGLGVLYATR, from the coding sequence ATGAGTCTACTGCCGCTCCGGGGCGAGTCGGTGGCGGAACCCGACGAGCCGTGGGTGGTCGGGCTGGACGACGAGAACGCCGACGAGACGTTTCAGGCGCTCTCCTCCTCGACGACGCGCCGCGTCCTCGCCTTCCTCTACGAACAGCCGTCGACGCCGGCCGAGATCCGCGACGAGATCGGCACCTCGCTCCAGAACGTCCACTACCACCTCGGGAAACTGGAGGACGCCGACCTCATCGAGGGGGCCGGGACGGGCTACTCCGAGAAGGGCACCGAGATGACGGTGTACGCGCCGACCAGCGAGGCCGTCGTCCTGTTCGCGGGCCGGGAGTCACAGCGTTCCGCGCTGCGCTCGCTCCTCGCGCGCGTGTTCGGCGTCGTCCTCGCACTCGGCCTCGCCACCGTCGCCCTGCGAACGTACCTGCAGGGGAGCCTCGGAGGTCTCACGGGCGCGGACGGGGACGCCGGGAGCGCCGACACCGCGCCGACCGAGTCTGGGGACGGAGGGGGCGGCATCGGGGCGCAGGACGTCGACGGCGGCGGGGCCGCACAGGCCACCGCCGAGGCGACGCGAACCGCGAGCGAGGGGGCCGTCGACGCCGCGATGGCGCTCGATCCCGCGCTCGCGTTCTTCCTCGGGGGATTGTTCGTCCTCTGTGTCGGCCTCGGCGTGCTGTACGCCACCCGGTAG
- the hisD gene encoding histidinol dehydrogenase, whose translation MEIQELADLGPDARRALFERDAGVEDAAETARDIVDRVRTEGDVALREFAREFDDVEVGNLDIADEVERAAEELDEDLLAHVERAAANVREFHEAQVPEDWRREFSPGRELGRRFRPIERVGVYVPGGAAAYPSSALMGVVPAKVAGVDHVAVCTPPADELNPATLAAIHVAGADAVYQVGGAQAIGALAYGTETVSSVQKIVGPGNRFVTAAKAAVRGDVEIDFLAGPSEVAVLADGTADPELVAAELVAQAEHDPNASVVAVTDDTDLAEAVVEEVDEQAAERDREDTIREALANDASAVLLARSMPEAVLFTEEYAAEHLVILAEDDEALLERITNAGSVFLGPHTPVAAGDYASGTNHVLPTGGGARVTGGLSVETFLRSTTVQRLSEEGLSDLRETVTALARTEGLDAHAESVEKRFESGDGE comes from the coding sequence ATGGAGATTCAGGAACTGGCGGACCTCGGTCCCGACGCCCGGCGCGCGCTGTTCGAGCGCGACGCGGGGGTCGAGGACGCCGCCGAGACGGCCCGCGACATCGTCGACCGGGTCCGGACCGAGGGCGACGTCGCCCTCCGTGAGTTCGCCCGCGAGTTCGACGACGTCGAGGTGGGGAACCTCGACATCGCCGACGAGGTGGAACGCGCCGCCGAGGAACTGGACGAGGACCTCCTCGCGCACGTCGAACGGGCCGCCGCGAACGTCCGGGAGTTCCACGAGGCGCAGGTGCCCGAGGACTGGCGGCGCGAGTTCTCGCCGGGCCGCGAACTGGGCCGACGCTTTCGCCCCATCGAACGCGTCGGCGTCTACGTCCCCGGCGGGGCGGCCGCGTACCCCTCCAGCGCCCTGATGGGCGTCGTCCCCGCCAAGGTCGCGGGGGTGGACCACGTCGCCGTCTGTACGCCCCCCGCGGACGAACTGAACCCCGCCACGCTGGCGGCCATTCACGTCGCCGGGGCCGACGCCGTCTACCAGGTCGGCGGCGCACAGGCCATCGGCGCCCTCGCCTACGGCACGGAGACGGTGTCGAGCGTCCAGAAGATCGTGGGGCCGGGAAACCGCTTCGTCACCGCCGCGAAGGCCGCCGTCCGCGGCGACGTGGAGATCGACTTCCTCGCCGGGCCGAGCGAGGTGGCCGTCCTCGCCGACGGCACCGCGGACCCCGAGCTGGTCGCCGCCGAACTCGTCGCGCAGGCCGAACACGACCCGAACGCGTCGGTGGTCGCGGTGACGGACGACACCGACCTCGCGGAGGCGGTGGTCGAGGAGGTAGACGAGCAGGCTGCGGAACGCGACCGCGAGGACACCATCCGCGAGGCACTCGCCAACGACGCCAGCGCCGTCCTCCTCGCGCGGTCGATGCCCGAGGCGGTGCTGTTCACCGAGGAGTACGCCGCCGAACACCTCGTGATACTCGCGGAGGACGACGAGGCCCTCCTCGAACGCATCACGAACGCCGGGAGCGTCTTCCTCGGACCGCACACGCCCGTCGCGGCGGGCGACTACGCCAGTGGGACGAACCACGTCCTCCCGACGGGCGGCGGCGCGCGCGTCACGGGCGGCCTCTCCGTGGAGACGTTCCTCCGGTCGACCACCGTCCAGCGGCTCTCCGAGGAGGGCCTGTCGGACCTCCGGGAAACCGTCACCGCCCTCGCGCGGACGGAGGGACTGGACGCCCACGCCGAGAGCGTCGAGAAGCGCTTCGAGTCCGGCGACGGCGAGTAG
- a CDS encoding GNAT family N-acetyltransferase, whose amino-acid sequence MAAVTELRTEADRQRGLPVMRDLFPHLTAEQYRSFFEDDHLFARTLSGEIVGLAGVSVRSVLHRERHVWVHDLVVAHPHRGEGHGRLLLDHVEAWARAQGCDLVALATGADRDVARLFYESRATRSGGRCTNDGSESTTRRRRTRSASRRSRRGRPVPPSARGR is encoded by the coding sequence ATGGCCGCCGTCACGGAACTCAGGACCGAGGCCGACCGACAGCGGGGGTTGCCGGTCATGCGGGACCTCTTCCCGCACCTCACCGCCGAGCAGTATCGGTCGTTCTTCGAGGACGACCACCTGTTCGCGCGCACGCTGTCGGGCGAAATCGTCGGCCTCGCGGGCGTCTCGGTCCGGTCCGTCCTGCACCGCGAGCGGCACGTCTGGGTCCACGACCTCGTCGTCGCCCACCCGCACCGGGGGGAGGGCCACGGGCGACTGCTGCTCGACCACGTGGAGGCGTGGGCGAGAGCGCAGGGCTGCGATCTCGTGGCGCTGGCGACCGGGGCGGACCGCGACGTGGCCCGCCTGTTCTACGAGAGCAGGGCTACGAGGAGTGGGGGTCGGTGTACGAACGACGGCTCTGAATCGACTACTCGCCGTCGCCGGACTCGAAGCGCTTCTCGACGCTCTCGGCGTGGGCGTCCAGTCCCTCCGTCCGCGCGAGGGCGGTGA
- a CDS encoding SRPBCC family protein yields MRASATVDIDRPIDGVFAFVADAERMDQWIVGVSDVRRLSEEAGVGARYESQYTYGPGTHRMTYEVTAYDPPTRYGIRSVEGPFPFEGVLTLEPTATGTRVTNALDTAPDGRATAAMFTVLRP; encoded by the coding sequence GTGAGAGCATCCGCCACCGTGGACATCGACAGGCCGATAGACGGCGTGTTCGCGTTCGTCGCCGACGCCGAGCGCATGGACCAGTGGATCGTGGGCGTCAGCGACGTGCGGCGACTGAGCGAGGAGGCGGGCGTCGGCGCGCGCTACGAGAGCCAGTACACCTACGGGCCGGGCACTCACCGGATGACCTACGAGGTGACGGCCTACGACCCGCCGACCCGGTACGGCATCCGGTCGGTGGAGGGGCCGTTCCCCTTCGAGGGGGTGCTCACCCTCGAACCCACCGCCACGGGGACGCGCGTCACGAACGCCCTTGACACGGCCCCCGACGGTCGGGCGACGGCGGCGATGTTCACCGTCCTCCGGCCCTGA
- a CDS encoding HesB/IscA family protein, with the protein MSSTTAEAADPTIEVTETAAQQALDLLDGEGLDSGVAGLRLFVQQGGCAGLSYGMRFDDEPEADDTIYEHHGLRVFVDPASMNYIGGSRLDFESGLQGAGFHVENPNVVSECGCGESFRT; encoded by the coding sequence ATGAGTAGCACGACCGCCGAGGCCGCCGACCCGACCATCGAGGTGACGGAGACGGCGGCCCAGCAAGCTCTCGACCTTCTCGACGGCGAGGGCCTCGACTCGGGCGTCGCCGGTCTCCGTCTGTTCGTCCAGCAGGGAGGCTGCGCGGGCCTCTCCTACGGGATGCGCTTCGACGACGAACCGGAAGCCGACGACACCATCTACGAACACCACGGCCTGCGCGTGTTCGTCGACCCCGCCAGCATGAACTACATCGGCGGGTCGCGCCTCGACTTCGAGTCGGGGCTGCAGGGCGCGGGCTTCCACGTCGAGAACCCGAACGTCGTCAGCGAGTGTGGCTGCGGCGAGTCGTTCAGGACGTAG
- a CDS encoding dodecin, whose product MVYKKITLIGSSSESFDAATDDALDRAKSTLDNVAWMEVKELGVEVASADGHEYQATVEVAFRLEDHDE is encoded by the coding sequence ATGGTATACAAGAAGATCACGCTCATCGGGTCCAGTTCAGAGAGCTTCGACGCGGCGACCGACGACGCCCTCGACCGGGCGAAGAGCACGCTCGACAACGTCGCCTGGATGGAAGTGAAGGAACTCGGCGTGGAGGTGGCGAGCGCCGACGGTCACGAGTATCAGGCGACCGTCGAGGTGGCGTTCCGTCTCGAAGACCACGACGAGTAG
- a CDS encoding metal-dependent hydrolase, with product MFLGHGLVAFALVAAAAARVGWPRERALALGLVAALFGLLPDVDMVYAPVGLLAADGGPLALAEGFWAASTLVHRAVTHSLPVALVAAVGFAAWRRTDAPGRAVALALLSALVLVAGAESGFLGAVAMGAFVVAGLLVTGYAGRLDVSPWPVFAAGFVGLVGHPFGDLFTGHPPAFLYPFDATLFATRVTLSGDPTVHLLGAMALELATFWAAAVVYFDLTGRAVRTHLGRSAALGVGYAGAVLAVPAPTLGLSYPFVFTVLGLGVGCAVLVAGHGRVYGRARRALALSAVLTSLAAVTVATFAYATAYLIVAWL from the coding sequence GTGTTCCTCGGGCACGGACTGGTGGCGTTCGCGCTCGTCGCGGCCGCCGCCGCGCGGGTCGGGTGGCCCCGCGAGCGAGCGCTCGCACTCGGCCTCGTCGCCGCCCTGTTCGGCCTCCTCCCGGACGTGGACATGGTGTACGCGCCGGTCGGACTGCTCGCCGCCGACGGCGGGCCGCTGGCGCTCGCGGAAGGGTTCTGGGCGGCCAGCACGCTCGTCCACCGCGCCGTGACCCACTCGCTCCCCGTCGCCCTCGTCGCCGCCGTCGGGTTCGCCGCGTGGCGACGAACCGACGCCCCCGGACGCGCCGTCGCGCTGGCGCTCCTGTCGGCGCTGGTCCTCGTCGCCGGCGCCGAGAGCGGCTTTCTGGGTGCCGTCGCGATGGGGGCGTTCGTCGTCGCCGGCCTCCTCGTGACGGGCTACGCCGGACGGCTCGACGTCTCCCCGTGGCCGGTGTTCGCGGCGGGGTTCGTTGGTCTCGTCGGCCACCCCTTCGGCGACCTGTTCACCGGCCACCCGCCCGCCTTTCTCTACCCGTTCGACGCGACGCTGTTCGCGACGCGCGTGACGCTCAGCGGCGACCCGACGGTCCACCTGCTGGGGGCGATGGCACTCGAACTGGCGACGTTCTGGGCCGCCGCGGTCGTCTACTTCGACCTGACGGGCCGGGCCGTCCGGACCCACCTCGGTCGGTCGGCGGCGCTCGGCGTGGGCTACGCCGGGGCGGTCCTCGCCGTCCCCGCCCCGACGCTCGGCCTCTCGTACCCGTTCGTCTTCACCGTCCTCGGCCTCGGCGTGGGCTGTGCCGTCCTCGTCGCCGGCCACGGGCGGGTGTACGGCCGGGCGCGCCGGGCGCTCGCGCTGTCGGCGGTGCTGACCTCGCTCGCGGCCGTCACCGTCGCCACGTTCGCCTACGCGACGGCGTATCTCATCGTCGCGTGGCTTTAG
- a CDS encoding MOSC domain-containing protein: MGRVEAVFTASEDSAPMERHERSEAVEGGLAGDRYLLGTGYYSPFDVCEVTFVEGEALDAIREEFDIDLSDGRHRRNVVTRGVTLHDLLGTTFRVGEVAFRGTRPRPPCAHVEDVADEEGVTRALSNRRGGICADVVTPGVLRVGDEIEILEGTAREEGARVVERLRRGE, translated from the coding sequence ATGGGACGCGTCGAAGCGGTGTTCACCGCGAGCGAGGACTCGGCACCGATGGAGCGACACGAGCGAAGTGAGGCCGTCGAGGGCGGACTGGCGGGCGACCGCTACCTCCTCGGGACGGGCTACTACTCCCCGTTCGACGTCTGCGAGGTCACGTTCGTCGAGGGTGAGGCACTCGACGCCATCCGCGAGGAGTTCGACATCGACCTCTCCGACGGTCGGCACCGGCGGAACGTCGTCACGCGCGGCGTCACCCTCCACGACCTCCTCGGGACGACGTTCCGCGTCGGCGAGGTGGCGTTCCGGGGCACCCGCCCCCGCCCGCCGTGTGCGCACGTCGAGGACGTGGCGGACGAGGAGGGCGTCACGCGAGCGCTCTCGAACCGGCGCGGGGGTATCTGCGCCGACGTGGTGACGCCGGGCGTCCTGCGCGTCGGCGACGAAATCGAGATTCTGGAGGGAACGGCCCGCGAGGAGGGCGCTCGCGTCGTCGAACGCCTGCGCCGCGGGGAGTAG
- the pdhA gene encoding pyruvate dehydrogenase (acetyl-transferring) E1 component subunit alpha gives MATTEQSLFDRAPGDPYRVLDEDGRVVDGATVPDLADEQLLAMYREMRTARHFDERMVSLQRQGRIGTYSPLAGQEAAQVASTHALREDDWISYQYREHGAVVVRGLTPEYVRYWMGYEEGNASLVDQHIVPLNISIAGHIPHATGMAWAAKLKGDDRVVACHFGDGATSEGDFHEGLNFAGVFDTPSVFFCHNNQWAISVPRDRQTASATIAQKADAYGFNGVQVDGMDPLASYAVSRAAVEKARNPADGEARPTLVETLLYRFGAHTTADDPTAYRDEAEVEAWREKDPIPRFEAFLRDRDLLDDERVATIEDEIEEEVAAVVREAEDVEPDPADLFADAYAEETPRIREQREYLERLRERHGDDALLRDE, from the coding sequence ATGGCCACGACCGAGCAGTCGCTTTTCGACCGCGCTCCGGGCGACCCGTACCGCGTCCTCGACGAGGACGGGCGGGTCGTCGACGGTGCGACGGTCCCGGACCTCGCCGACGAGCAACTCCTCGCGATGTACCGCGAGATGCGGACGGCGCGACACTTCGACGAGCGGATGGTCAGCCTCCAGCGACAGGGCCGCATCGGGACGTACTCGCCGCTCGCGGGACAGGAGGCGGCACAGGTCGCCTCGACGCACGCCCTCCGCGAGGACGACTGGATCTCCTACCAGTACCGCGAACACGGCGCGGTGGTCGTCCGCGGCCTCACGCCGGAGTACGTCCGCTACTGGATGGGCTACGAGGAAGGGAACGCCTCCCTCGTCGACCAGCACATCGTCCCGCTGAACATCTCCATCGCGGGGCACATCCCGCACGCGACGGGGATGGCGTGGGCCGCGAAGCTGAAGGGCGACGACCGGGTCGTGGCCTGTCACTTCGGGGACGGCGCGACGAGCGAGGGCGACTTCCACGAGGGGCTGAACTTCGCGGGCGTCTTCGACACCCCCTCGGTGTTCTTCTGTCACAACAACCAGTGGGCCATCTCGGTCCCCCGCGATCGCCAGACGGCGAGTGCGACCATCGCCCAGAAGGCGGACGCCTACGGATTCAACGGTGTGCAGGTCGACGGGATGGACCCGCTCGCCTCCTACGCCGTCTCGCGCGCCGCGGTCGAGAAGGCCCGAAATCCGGCGGACGGCGAGGCCCGCCCCACCCTCGTGGAGACCCTCCTCTATCGCTTCGGGGCGCACACCACCGCCGACGACCCGACGGCCTACCGCGACGAGGCGGAGGTCGAGGCGTGGCGCGAGAAGGACCCCATCCCGCGCTTCGAGGCGTTCCTCCGTGACCGGGACCTGCTGGACGACGAGCGAGTCGCGACCATCGAGGACGAAATCGAGGAGGAAGTCGCCGCCGTGGTCCGCGAGGCCGAGGACGTGGAACCGGACCCAGCGGATCTCTTCGCGGACGCCTACGCCGAGGAGACGCCGCGAATCCGCGAACAGCGGGAGTACCTCGAACGACTCCGGGAGCGCCACGGCGACGACGCCCTCCTACGCGACGAGTAG
- a CDS encoding DUF7116 family protein, with amino-acid sequence MGVVSTPLLDEARSIFTDLGYTVTELGSELRAERKWRIVYITADAPDEVSEDVDLRCFVASANRATRLRDDLLDRAPDYDWAVMSLDGSGTYEILHPQASQALPT; translated from the coding sequence ATGGGGGTCGTTAGCACACCGCTGTTGGACGAAGCGCGTTCGATCTTCACCGACCTCGGTTACACCGTAACCGAACTCGGGTCCGAACTCCGGGCCGAGCGCAAGTGGCGCATCGTCTATATCACGGCCGACGCCCCGGACGAGGTGTCCGAGGACGTCGACCTCCGCTGTTTCGTGGCGAGCGCGAATCGCGCGACACGTCTGCGCGACGACCTGCTCGATAGGGCGCCCGACTACGACTGGGCGGTGATGAGTCTCGACGGTAGCGGGACCTACGAGATACTCCACCCGCAGGCGAGTCAGGCGCTCCCGACATAG
- a CDS encoding DUF5816 domain-containing protein, translated as MEARTYDGETLYVAPNEPERGSKGPFYVVYRTDDAQRRWGFFCSNCDTFDTAVDAMGRIQCNDCANLHKAEEWDAAHE; from the coding sequence ATGGAGGCGCGTACCTACGACGGCGAGACGCTCTACGTGGCCCCGAACGAACCCGAACGCGGGTCGAAGGGACCCTTCTACGTGGTCTACCGAACCGACGACGCCCAGCGACGCTGGGGCTTCTTCTGCTCGAACTGCGACACCTTCGACACCGCCGTCGACGCGATGGGCCGCATCCAGTGTAACGACTGTGCGAACCTCCACAAGGCCGAGGAGTGGGACGCCGCCCACGAGTAG
- a CDS encoding bifunctional metallophosphatase/5'-nucleotidase encodes MTPRVLHYSDIEGVYDHPDRLARLAGRIAELRDDRTLVCGSGDNTAPGVLSLVSRGRQALPFFERVRPDADTFGNHDFDYGPDRTRELVRESPQRWVSANLSVEGDPFGAAAGVERSVVVECDGARVGLTGVIDPAATDLTTEVGTVRATDPVEAVGREIGRMRERGAEYLVVLSHLGAGDDELARRFDLDAVLGGHVHAERAEVVAGTPCTRPGPNGHRVMEVDLATGETTVHPVADATPDTDLLAEFERLAGETGLDEVVGHVDPDWPVERTRELRTSGECRIGNVVADAYRWAAGSDVGLHNAGGIRDGPPLVGEVTVADLVSVVPFGEPVSVAELSGRALRGLFEEAYRAPHGEDRWTAHVSGCSVTYDTDARELCGVTVGGDPLDPDATYTVATNDFLLRTPAEFPTLVPEHRIGTLDTQYEVLAAYAREEGIDPELSGRIDLAGRAEPAPRTEGR; translated from the coding sequence ATGACTCCGCGGGTCCTCCACTACTCGGACATCGAGGGCGTCTACGACCACCCGGACCGCCTCGCCCGGTTGGCGGGCCGCATCGCCGAACTGCGCGACGACCGCACGCTCGTCTGCGGGTCCGGCGACAACACCGCGCCGGGCGTGCTCTCGCTCGTCTCGCGGGGCCGACAGGCGCTCCCGTTCTTCGAGCGAGTGCGTCCGGACGCCGACACCTTCGGCAACCACGACTTCGACTACGGACCGGACAGGACCCGCGAACTCGTCCGCGAGTCCCCCCAGCGGTGGGTGAGCGCGAACCTCTCCGTCGAGGGCGACCCGTTCGGTGCGGCGGCGGGCGTCGAACGCTCCGTCGTCGTCGAGTGTGACGGCGCGCGCGTCGGCCTCACGGGCGTCATCGACCCCGCCGCGACGGACCTCACCACGGAGGTGGGCACCGTGCGCGCGACCGACCCCGTCGAGGCGGTGGGGCGCGAGATCGGCCGGATGCGAGAGCGGGGGGCGGAGTACCTCGTCGTCCTCTCGCACCTCGGGGCGGGCGACGACGAACTCGCCCGTCGCTTCGACCTGGACGCCGTCCTCGGCGGGCACGTCCACGCCGAGCGGGCCGAGGTAGTGGCGGGGACGCCCTGTACCCGACCCGGCCCCAACGGCCACCGGGTGATGGAAGTCGACCTCGCCACCGGCGAGACGACCGTCCACCCCGTCGCCGACGCCACGCCCGACACGGACCTGCTCGCAGAGTTCGAGCGCCTGGCGGGCGAGACGGGACTGGACGAGGTGGTCGGACACGTCGACCCCGACTGGCCCGTCGAGCGCACCCGCGAACTGCGCACGTCGGGCGAGTGTCGCATCGGGAACGTCGTCGCGGACGCCTACCGCTGGGCCGCCGGGAGCGACGTGGGCCTCCACAACGCCGGGGGCATCCGCGACGGCCCACCGCTGGTGGGCGAGGTGACCGTCGCCGACCTCGTCAGCGTCGTGCCGTTCGGCGAACCCGTCTCCGTGGCCGAACTCTCGGGGCGCGCCCTCCGGGGCCTGTTCGAGGAGGCCTACCGCGCCCCCCACGGTGAGGACCGCTGGACGGCTCACGTCAGCGGCTGTTCCGTCACCTACGACACCGACGCCCGCGAACTGTGCGGGGTGACCGTCGGCGGCGACCCCCTCGACCCGGACGCCACCTACACCGTCGCGACGAACGACTTCCTGCTCCGGACGCCCGCGGAGTTCCCGACGCTCGTCCCCGAACACCGCATCGGGACCCTCGACACGCAGTACGAGGTGCTGGCCGCCTACGCGCGGGAGGAGGGTATCGACCCCGAACTGTCGGGACGCATCGACCTCGCGGGGCGGGCCGAACCGGCCCCCCGGACGGAGGGACGATGA